One genomic window of Deinococcus betulae includes the following:
- a CDS encoding IS4 family transposase, whose product MKNTRNRRPQDSLCARLPTHFALDPRRLTVLAALILAIIEKRTVCLFQLVVCLRLVGTDETIYQRLKRFVQFDWAEQQSMTARFVLGFFRDQDELVLILDRTNWKWGQRDLNLLILSVMWKSFSFPLAWTALPHGGSSSSAARIALVESVVASLHGKRLALLADREFIGRDWFLALQRLGIQPTIRLHATTRVNGIDVRSCFLKLQPGELRRWHCAITVYGVRMRVLACKNLHGEILYLAYHGWSTQAIDRYAWRWNAENMHQALKGRGFDLEATRLTDGDRLSLLFGVVALAFIWCCVSGDFVATKSPPKTLKHGYSTKSVFRLGLDALGVVLSQRPRHKHASRPTFLQLLATFDP is encoded by the coding sequence ATGAAGAACACCAGGAACCGACGGCCTCAGGATAGCCTCTGTGCCCGCCTGCCGACCCACTTTGCGCTTGATCCGCGTCGCCTCACCGTCCTGGCGGCGCTGATCCTCGCCATCATCGAAAAACGCACCGTCTGCCTGTTCCAACTGGTGGTGTGCCTTCGTCTCGTCGGAACCGACGAGACCATCTATCAGCGCCTGAAGCGCTTCGTTCAGTTTGACTGGGCGGAGCAGCAGTCGATGACGGCCCGCTTCGTCCTGGGGTTCTTCCGGGATCAGGACGAGCTGGTGCTCATCCTTGACCGCACCAACTGGAAATGGGGTCAACGTGATCTCAATCTGCTCATCCTCAGCGTGATGTGGAAGTCGTTCAGTTTTCCACTGGCGTGGACGGCGCTGCCCCATGGGGGCAGCAGTTCATCGGCTGCCCGGATCGCCCTGGTGGAATCGGTTGTAGCGTCGCTTCACGGGAAGCGTCTCGCGCTCCTGGCAGACCGCGAGTTTATCGGCCGAGACTGGTTTCTGGCGCTGCAACGCCTGGGCATTCAACCGACCATTCGACTGCATGCCACCACGCGCGTCAACGGCATCGACGTTCGGTCGTGCTTCCTGAAGCTCCAACCCGGTGAGCTGCGCCGCTGGCACTGTGCGATCACCGTCTATGGCGTGCGGATGCGGGTTCTTGCTTGCAAGAACCTCCACGGCGAGATCCTCTATCTGGCCTATCACGGGTGGAGTACCCAGGCCATTGACCGTTATGCCTGGCGCTGGAACGCGGAAAACATGCACCAGGCACTCAAAGGACGCGGTTTCGATCTGGAAGCGACCCGCCTCACCGATGGTGACCGGCTGAGCCTCCTGTTTGGCGTGGTCGCACTCGCCTTTATCTGGTGCTGCGTCAGTGGGGATTTCGTGGCCACGAAATCCCCACCAAAGACCTTGAAACACGGCTACAGCACCAAAAGCGTCTTTCGGCT